The genomic interval GACTCGTTATTTTAACCATGGCTATTATCCATTTTTTACCTAAATTAACCCGTATTATTCCTTCCTCATTAGCTGCTATTTTGGTCGTCACGGGTTTAGTGATTGCATTAAAATTAGAGGTTAATACCGTAGGTGATTTAGCGTCAATCGCAGGCGGTTTGCCGACCTTTCATTTACCTGCCGTCGCCTTAAATTTAGAAACGCTTCTCATTGTGCTGCCCTATTCTTTCATTTTTGCAGCGATTGGTTTAATTGAGTCCTTATTAACCTTGCAACTGGTTGATGAAATTACTGAAACACGCGGTAAAGGTAATAAAGAGTGTGTTGCACAAGGGGCTGCAAATATTGTCACAGGTTTTTTTGGCGGTATGGGAGGCTGTGCCATGATTGGGCAAAGTATGATTAATATTAATTCAGGGGGATTTGGACGTTTATCAGGAATTTCAGCCGCTTTATTTTTACTTAGTTTTATTTTATTTGGGTCTAATTTAATTGAAATGATTCCTGTTGCCGCCTTAGTTGGGGTGATGTTTATTGTGGTGATTGGAACATTTGAATGGTCAAGTCTTAGAATTTTGAAAAAGATTCCTCGTTCAGATGCCTTTGTTATTATTCTTGTTTCGGGCGTAACAGTTGTCTCTGATTTAGCCATTGCGGTTATTATTGGCGTTATTGTTTCGGCCTTAGTCTTTGCGTGGAAAGCGGCACAGCAAATGAATGCAAAAACCTATACCAATGAGGCGGGTTTTTTAGTTTATGAGCTGCATGGGCCTTTATTTTTTGGATCAATTCATAGCTTTAATAATCTTTTTAATGCTAAAAATGATCCTGATGAGGTTATTATTGATTTTCGCTATACTCATGTTCATGATCATTCAGGTTTGGAAGCGATTGATGCTCTTGCTGAACGTTATCATAAGCAGGAGAAAAAATTACACTTAGTACACTTAAGCCCTGAGTGTTCGCAATTGTTAGGACAAGCAGGTGATATGGTCGTGGCTAATGTGAGTGAAGACCCCCATTATCATGTGGCAACAGATCGATTGGCTTAATTAACAAGTAGGGTAAGTTGGAGATGCGAGGCATTGCGTCTCCACTATTATTTGTCATTTTTTAAGGATGATGCAACCATTGTTGGGCTTGTTTATAAAAACCAGGCTTTAAATGATGAGAGTCGATATGCCATTTTTGATTACTTTTTCCCTCTTTATCCACGGTTGCTGAGTACACATCCAAAAACAGCCAGTCTTTTTGGAGTGTATGAAATTTTAAACGTTGATTGACCATCTTAATCATACTATAAAAATAATCCGTGTTATTCATTGACGTTTCAATATTTTTTATATCATTAGGGGCAGGGATACCTTGAATAATAATAGTAGACTTGTTCTTTAAGAAGAAGTTAATAGACTTGTTCTTTAAGAAGAAGTTAATATATCATGTTAAAATTCCATAGGATAGCCGCTAAAAAAGAAAATAAATCTTTTACACCTTCTTTTTTATTTCTAAACTTGTCAACTAGACATCTATATCTTTTCATTCCACCGATTACATGCTCAACAATGACTCTTTCACGACTCATCTCTTTGTTTTCTTTTTTTTGTTTTTCAGTTAATGTTGGGTTTGGATTATGCTTAGATTTATTTGGTTTTTTATGAGGAATATTTACCGAATTAGTTTTATATTCATTATTAAACCCCAAATAACCTAAATCAATAAATATATTAAAATTACTAAACCAATTTAATTCTGGATTAAATTCTTTTTAAACATTCCATAATCATGATTTTTACACGGAAAACTAACCCCAATATATAAAATTAAATGACCTAAAGAAGCTATAGTGGTATTTTTAATTGTATGCTGTTTTTTTACCACTGTAAAATTCATTTTGTTCTTCATAGTCACTAGGGCGTTGTACAGCACGCTCTGTAGCATCTATTATCAATGTTTGAACTCCGCCAAAAGCCTGCTGCATTTCTTCAGGGGTTGAAAAACTTGTTGCAGGTAAAACATTAAATATATCTAACGTCTTTATTAAAATTGGAAATAATTTGTATACATGAGTATGAGCGCATGATTTATTCATATTAAAAGAAAACCCTAAGTGATCGAAAGTAGAATAACACTTCATATAATTTAATATAAATAATAATTTGTCTGCGGGTGTTTTTAATGTGCTATCTAAACCACTACCGTATTTTCTTTCTTTATTTTCATGTTTTTCTTTTTGATCTTCAATAAGGGTCTTTTCAAATAGAGATAATAGTAAAATAAAATGTTCTGTTTTTAATCCTGTTAAAGCTCTTAACTGTCTATCATCATAAATTCTTGGTAAAATTTCTTTTATTTTCATGTTATACTTTGATTTTTATTTTTTATAGAAATTTATTATAAAGCTTATTTATTATTTTTAATAATTTAATTTAAAGTTTATTTATTAGGCTGTATCAACTGATTGTGAATGTTATCAAGTATATATAAGCAATTGATTTTAATATATTTTATTTAGAAGAACAAGTCTAATATATCATGTTAAAATTCCATAGGATAGCCGCTAAAAAAGAAAATAAATCTTTTACACCTTCTTTTTTATTTCTAAACTTGTCAACTAGGCATCTATATCTTTTCATTCCACCGATTACATGCTCAACAATGACTCTTTCACGACTCATCTCTTTGTTTTCTTTTTTTTGATTTTCTGTTAATGTTGGGTTTGGATTATGCTTAGATTTATTTGGTTTTTTATGAGGAATATTTACCGAATTAGTTTTATATTCATTATTAAACCCCAAATAACCTAAATCAATAAATATATTAAAATTACGGCTACCAACTTAAGACGGGACATCCAGTAAAATCAACTACTGCACGATTGTTGATTTTCCTCACTTTGTAAATATTGGGGATTTAAAACTGTCCCGCCTTAAGTTGGTAGCCAAAATTACTAAACCAATTTAATTCTGGATTAAATTCTTTTTTAAACATTCCATAATCATGATTTTTACCTGGAAAACTAACCCCAATATATAAAATTAAATGACCTAAAGAAGCTATAGTGGTATTTTTAATTGTATGCTGTTTTTTTTACCACTGTAAAATTCATTTTGTTCTTCATAGTCACTAGGGCGTTGTACAGCACGCTCTGTAGCATCTATTATCAATGTTTGAACTCCGCCAAAAGCCTGCTGCATTTCTTCAGGGGTTGAAAAACTTGTTGCAGGTAAAACATTAAATATATCTAACGTCTTTATTAAAATTGGAAATAATTTGTATACATGAGTATGGGCGCATGATTTATTCATATTAAAAGAAAACCCTAAGTGATCGAAAGTAGAATAGCACTTCATATAATTTAATATAAATAATAATTTGTCTGCGGGTGTTTTTAATGTGCTATCTAAACCACTACCGTATTTTCTTTCTTTATTTTCATGTTTTTCTTTTTGATCTTCAATAAGGGTCTTTTCAAATAGAGATAATAGTAAAATAAAATGTTCTGTTTTTAATCCTGTTAAAGCTCTTAACTGTCTATCATCATAAATTCTTGGTAAAATTTCTTTTATTTTCATGTTATACTTTGATTTTTATTTTTTATAGAAATTTATTATAAAGCTTATTTATTATTTTTAATAATTTAATTTAAAGTTTATTTATTAGGCTGTATCAACTGATTGTGAATGTTATCAAGTATATATAAGCAATTGATTTTAATATATTTTATTTAGAAGAACAAGTCTAGTGTTATGCCCTGATTCTTTAAGGTTAGTTTCTAGCCAATCTAAATAACCTGTTACGGTTTTTTCAATTAAAACGGTGTAACAACAGCCTTGTTTTTTTGCAGCAACCCAAATGCCTTCATCAAAGCGGCAATCAATTTCTCCGATTGTAAATAATAGGGGCGTAGGGATAGGGATAATCGTTAAATATTGTACTATTTTGTTTTTCATTGGATGAGATGATGTTTGTGCTAAATGCCACATTTTTACCCCCGGTATCCAATAAGCCTGGCAATGATAATCCTGTTGATTCACGTTCAACCTTGTGCGGTGTATAGCAAGACAGTGAGATTCACCCATAATGGCAAGAGGGGGAAACTGCTGATTCTTCCATTCTTCCATTCTTCCATTCTTCCACCAGCGTAGTAGATTATCTAAATAAGTCACGTATACTTTAGTGCTTTTAAATTTTTTGACCGCTGGTTTAGAAAAAATAGAGGAGGATTTTTGTAAATAATTAGTGGATAATGAATGATCTCCCCTTAAATAATGGTTAATAGATAATGCAAAAGCATAGCTTTCATCTGTTGGGTTTAATGTAAACGCTCTTAAATAACAGTCATTGGCATCCGTTAAACGATTTTTTTCTTGAAAAATACTGCCTAGAATGGCATGAATTTTTTCAAAATGCAGGTGATTTTTCAAAACAGTATGACAGTATGTTTCTACTTTGTTTGAAAATCCTTGTTTGATAAAAATAGCAATCAGAAGTGCGTGAGAATTTTGGTGAGAGTCATCTATTTTAAGCGCTTTAGTTGCCATGTCCTCTGCTTCAGGGTAACGTTTTAAGTGATTTAACGCCACCCCTTTATTAACAATAAAGTCTATTCTATTGGGTTCAAGAGACGTTGCTTTTTCGAAATAACTAAGGGCATCTTTCCAGTTTTCATCATCAATAACCATTCCTCCTAAGTTATTCAGTGTTTCTACTTGCTCAGGATGATGGTTTAATACGGATTGATAGATGATTTTCGCTTTTTCTAATTCACTATTTTGTTGGTAAGCCGTTGCTAAATTAACTTTCCCCGCTATATTTTCAGGGGCTAATTGAATGGCTTTTTCTAAAATGACAATGGCAGTTTGCGTTTCCTCATTAAGTCGTAACAACTCACCTAAATTAACCATAAAATTAACGTTATCTACATCATAGGAGAGTGCTTTTTGTAATGTTTTAATCGCCGTAGGAAAATTCTTATTTTCTTTATGTAAACCAGAAACAACAGGGTATAAAGGGGTTAAATGGGGTTTAACTATTAATGCTGTTTCAAAAAAAGATAAGGCTTCTTTTTTGTTACCTTCCTTTAAATAAATCTGCCCTAAAATAGCAGAGGCTTCTGCATAGTTAGGTTGTTGTTCCAATGCTTTTTGACATAACTGTTTTGCGGGTTTTATTTTATTCATCGCCAGTAAAACGGTTGCAAACAATAATGTATTTTCTGCGCTTTCACTGTCTTTGTTATAAAGTTGTGTAGCAATGTCTGACGCTTGTTGAATATGTTGTTGTCGAAGAAGTAAGCGAACTTGGTTACGTTGTACGACAGGTAAATCAGGGGCAATCGTTAATGCTTTATTTAAGGCTGTCCATGCGTCCGTCGGCTTTTTTTCTGAGTGATAACAATGGGCTAAATGTGCATAAGCCGTTGCATCATTTGGATGGTTAATTAATAGTGATTGTAATGCTTCAATCGCCTCTAAATAACGACCCTGTTCACGGAAATTAATGGCTGAGTGATAGCTATTCATTAAACTTGTCGTGGTTGTCTCTGAATGAGAGGCGAGTAATTCTGTTAATTCATCAATTTTATTTCCAGATAATCCCTTTTCTTTTCCTTGCGTTAATATTTTACTGGCTAATGCAAATTGCTGTGTTTT from Methylococcales bacterium carries:
- a CDS encoding SulP family inorganic anion transporter, translating into MLDLSSHHSNYKDDILSGLTVALALVPEAIAFAFVAGVNPLVGLYAAFMVGLITACFGGRPGMISGATGALAVVMVELVAHHGVEYLFAAVVLMGIIQVTAGLLRLGKFIRMVPHPVMLGFVNGLAIVIFLAQLQSFQVKDANGVMTWIEGEPLYLLLGLVILTMAIIHFLPKLTRIIPSSLAAILVVTGLVIALKLEVNTVGDLASIAGGLPTFHLPAVALNLETLLIVLPYSFIFAAIGLIESLLTLQLVDEITETRGKGNKECVAQGAANIVTGFFGGMGGCAMIGQSMININSGGFGRLSGISAALFLLSFILFGSNLIEMIPVAALVGVMFIVVIGTFEWSSLRILKKIPRSDAFVIILVSGVTVVSDLAIAVIIGVIVSALVFAWKAAQQMNAKTYTNEAGFLVYELHGPLFFGSIHSFNNLFNAKNDPDEVIIDFRYTHVHDHSGLEAIDALAERYHKQEKKLHLVHLSPECSQLLGQAGDMVVANVSEDPHYHVATDRLA
- a CDS encoding transposase family protein, which translates into the protein MGFNNEYKTNSVNIPHKKPNKSKHNPNPTLTEKQKKENKEMSRERVIVEHVIGGMKRYRCLVDKFRNKKEGVKDLFSFLAAILWNFNMIY
- a CDS encoding transposase family protein, with amino-acid sequence MKIKEILPRIYDDRQLRALTGLKTEHFILLLSLFEKTLIEDQKEKHENKERKYGSGLDSTLKTPADKLLFILNYMKCYSTFDHLGFSFNMNKSCAHTHVYKLFPILIKTLDIFNVLPATSFSTPEEMQQAFGGVQTLIIDATERAVQRPSDYEEQNEFYSGKKTAYN
- a CDS encoding transposase family protein; protein product: MGFNNEYKTNSVNIPHKKPNKSKHNPNPTLTENQKKENKEMSRERVIVEHVIGGMKRYRCLVDKFRNKKEGVKDLFSFLAAILWNFNMIY
- a CDS encoding transposase family protein encodes the protein MKIKEILPRIYDDRQLRALTGLKTEHFILLLSLFEKTLIEDQKEKHENKERKYGSGLDSTLKTPADKLLFILNYMKCYSTFDHLGFSFNMNKSCAHTHVYKLFPILIKTLDIFNVLPATSFSTPEEMQQAFGGVQTLIIDATERAVQRPSDYEEQNEFYSGKKNSIQLKIPL
- a CDS encoding tetratricopeptide repeat protein; amino-acid sequence: MPTFTLEQALQQAIHFHQASKLTEAKELYQAILQKQPTHADANHNLGILNLSLNQTTKALFLFKQALETNPNQVQFWLSYIETLIKTQQFALASKILTQGKEKGLSGNKIDELTELLASHSETTTTSLMNSYHSAINFREQGRYLEAIEALQSLLINHPNDATAYAHLAHCYHSEKKPTDAWTALNKALTIAPDLPVVQRNQVRLLLRQQHIQQASDIATQLYNKDSESAENTLLFATVLLAMNKIKPAKQLCQKALEQQPNYAEASAILGQIYLKEGNKKEALSFFETALIVKPHLTPLYPVVSGLHKENKNFPTAIKTLQKALSYDVDNVNFMVNLGELLRLNEETQTAIVILEKAIQLAPENIAGKVNLATAYQQNSELEKAKIIYQSVLNHHPEQVETLNNLGGMVIDDENWKDALSYFEKATSLEPNRIDFIVNKGVALNHLKRYPEAEDMATKALKIDDSHQNSHALLIAIFIKQGFSNKVETYCHTVLKNHLHFEKIHAILGSIFQEKNRLTDANDCYLRAFTLNPTDESYAFALSINHYLRGDHSLSTNYLQKSSSIFSKPAVKKFKSTKVYVTYLDNLLRWWKNGRMEEWKNQQFPPLAIMGESHCLAIHRTRLNVNQQDYHCQAYWIPGVKMWHLAQTSSHPMKNKIVQYLTIIPIPTPLLFTIGEIDCRFDEGIWVAAKKQGCCYTVLIEKTVTGYLDWLETNLKESGHNTRLVLLNKIY